One Streptomyces zhihengii genomic window, GTTCCACACCCAAGACCGCGACAGCGCGTGCTCAGCACTGGCGCCCAAGCCGACGATGGTGCCATCACCGCTCGCGCCAGTGGTCGACGAGTTGCAGTCCCGCAATGTCACTGGATGGCTGAGCATCGGCGCCACGCTGCTGTCTGGGGCAACCGACGTGCAGCACAAATTCGCCCGCCACGGCAGCGAACTCCTCGACAGTCCGAGCCCCGAGGGCCGTAGCCTGACCGTGCCGCTCACGGCCAGCGTCGACCCGGCAGAGGGCTGGCTGTTCGTGTGGGCCACCCATCCGGCTGGAGCCGATTCCGAAGAGACGGACAGGAGGCTCCGCAACTACCTCCGAGCTAAGAAGCACCAACTCGGTCTGCCGCGAGGCGTCGTCTTCCTCTACGACCAATCAACCCGCAAGCTCCTTGATATTTGCTACGACGGGCACACCGGACCGCTTGATGCTGCTCAGACGGCCATCTTGTCGTCCTTGCGGCCGACCTCAGAGCTTCATCGCTCCATCCACCCGAACGCCAAGCGGCCGCAAAGCGGCACGAGGAACGCAACACGGCACAAGCGGAAACGATAGGAACAGCCGCGCCAGAAGCCACTCCTGCGACACCAACGCCGCCGATCATGGGCCTACGTCACATCTCGACGCACTGCGGTGTCGGTGAGCAGCCGGATCCGTAGGACAGGCGGCGCCGATGGTGAGCGCCGTCTTGATCGCGGCGATGCGGGCGAGGACGGCCAGTTCCGCACCGTAAGAGCGAAGATGCTCAAACTGCCGGAGCCGTCCAATGATGCCGTGGAGTATCTGACTCCGGAAGAGGCTGACCAGCTGTTTCAGATCGCCACGCATGCCCGTGACCGGTTCCTGGTCGCCCTGCTCGCGTGCACGGGGGAGCGCATCAGCGAGGCTCTGGGCCTGCGGCGCCAGGACATGCACCTGCTCAGCGACTCGCGGATGCTCGGATGCCGGGTCGAAGGCCCGCACGTCCACGTCCGACGGCGGGCGAACAACGCCAACGGAGCCCTTGCCAGGTCTCAGTTCGCCCGGGTGATCCCGGTGACCGAGGACGTCGCGGGTCTCTATGCGGACTACCAGCTCGAACGGGACGAGGTCCCCGAGGCGGCTGACTGCGACATGGTCTTCGTGAACCTGTTCCACGCCCCGCTCGGGCAGCCGATGCGCTACGGCACAGCGAAGAGGCTCTTCGACCGGCTGGCGAAGAGGACCCAGCTCACCGCACGCCCGCACATGCTGCGGCACGGAGCGGCCACGGCCTGGGTCCGCGCCGGCGTCGACGAGGACGTGGTCCAGGACCTGATGGGGCACATCTCCCGGTCCTCGCTGACGCCCTACCTGCACGCGAGTGAGGCGGACAAGCGGGCGGCGGTCGAGCTGGTGGCGGCGGGGCGGCGGTCTTGACCACTCCCGCCGTGCTCGCCGCGGAGCCGTTCGCCCCGGTCGTCCCGCTTGATTCGACCGCCTGGGTGAGTTGGCTGCAAGCGCGGGTGGATCTCCTCTGGCGGCCGGGTGAGTGGTCCCAGCAGGATTGGTTCTTCGACGGCGACGTGGACAACCCGCGCACGGCGGCGTCGAGGTGCCTCACGGCCTCGTGCTGGACCTTGATGCCCTCCCGCAACCTGTTCTGCCGGCACTGCCTAGATGCCCACAAGGCCAGCTTGCTGAGCCGGGAGGAGTTCGCCGCTTCCTATAGGCGGCCTCGGCGGATCCGCACCCAGCGCGGATCCGAGCGCGAACCGTGCGTCCTGGCACGCCCCTCGGGCCGATGCGAGCGGCCAGCCCACAGCGGCGGGCTCTGCCGCACCCACTACTCCCGCTGGCGACGGCGCCCTGACCAGCGGGTCTCGGTCGAGGAATGGCTGGCCACCACGACGGCGGAACCGCTGCAAGCGAAGCCGACCGGCGTCGTCCGGGGCTGCGCGAACCAGAGGGTGATCTCCGGGCTCTGCAACACGCATTTGCAGTCATGGGAACGGGAGAAGCGGGCGGGCGCCACCCGCGACCCCGAGCAGTGGGCCCGTCAGGCCGCCAACCGCCTGCTGACCAGCCAGTTCAGCCTGCGGAACCTGGCGGAACCTGTCCGCTGGGAATTTCTCTACGGGCTGCAACAGCGGGATGCCCGCGGCGGCGTCATCGAGCCGGTGGCCGCCCGGCAGCTGGCGCGTCGGCTAGATGGGGTCCCGAGTCTGCTGGCCGTCGATGTCGAGTCCTTCGTCGAGGGGATCGCCACACAACACAACCTCACGTCCTTGATCCGCGAGGTTGTCCGGGCTCTGCGGCGGGCCGCACTGTCGTTCCGCGGTCTGAAGCCCACCGATGTCGACAGCTGGGATCTGGGCTGATTGGACCTGCGGTCCTCGACCCTCGGCGGCCGTCGCCATCGGCCTGCGCAGGTGGACGCGTCCGCAATCCGCCAGCAATGGTTTCGGGACGTGATCAAGTCGTGGGCCACCTCCGTCAGCCTGGACAGTGGCAAGTTCAAGCGGGTATTCACCGCGTGTGTCATCGACTCCGATGCTCTGCATGCCCGGCCCGGCGGAGGCCAGGACCACACGAAGCTGAGGTTCGCCGACATGCAGGCGGTCTTCACCGCGATGAGCCGCATCCGCCGCACCACCGACGACGAGCTCGCCAGCAGGAGCTGGCGCCAGCATTCGTTCGGCTGCTTCCTGGAGATCGTCGACTTCGGCCGCAAGACGGACATGCTGCCGGGCATGCCCGGCAGTTTCGACCCCGACAAGACGATGGTACTGCCGCCCGAGGAGACGACCGAGGACGCTGCCGGCCGGGCTGTCCCTGAGCCTGTCATCGCCCAGCTCGATGCCCATCTCGCCCTGATGGGAGCCGCCTTCTCCTACGGCGAGATGGCACGGGCCGATATCGAACTGATGATGCAGACGGCCTACCTGGTCCTCCGTGACACCGGCCGCCGTCCCATCGAGGTCGCCAGTCTGAGCCTGAAGTGCCTGGAGACCCGAGGGGACGAGAACACCCTCGTCTGGGACAACGTCAAGAAGCGCCGCTACGGCCGCAAGCTGCCCATCACTCGCGAGACCGCCACGGTGATCAGAAACTGGCAGGCCCGTCGACGTCAGACGGAGGTTCCCTCCCGCAGCCGGAAGCAACTGTTCCCGTCGATCACCGATCGCAGCGGGTTCGCGCACATGGACACCTCCAGCCTGGCCAATGCGTTGCGGGAGTGGGTCGCGGCGATCCCGGTGCTGCTGAGCGACGAACTCGACGTGCAGGGCCGCAGGATGCCGTTCGACCGAACGCTGATCTTCCCCTACGCGTTCCGGCATGCCTATGCCCAGCGGCATGCCGACGCGGGCGTCCCAGTTGACGTCCTCAGAGAGCTGATGGACCACCGGTCGATCGTCACAACGATGTCGTACTACCAGGTGTCCCTGAAGCGGAAACGCGAAGCGATCACGACCCTGC contains:
- a CDS encoding tyrosine-type recombinase/integrase — its product is MEYLTPEEADQLFQIATHARDRFLVALLACTGERISEALGLRRQDMHLLSDSRMLGCRVEGPHVHVRRRANNANGALARSQFARVIPVTEDVAGLYADYQLERDEVPEAADCDMVFVNLFHAPLGQPMRYGTAKRLFDRLAKRTQLTARPHMLRHGAATAWVRAGVDEDVVQDLMGHISRSSLTPYLHASEADKRAAVELVAAGRRS
- a CDS encoding tyrosine-type recombinase/integrase, whose product is MDASAIRQQWFRDVIKSWATSVSLDSGKFKRVFTACVIDSDALHARPGGGQDHTKLRFADMQAVFTAMSRIRRTTDDELASRSWRQHSFGCFLEIVDFGRKTDMLPGMPGSFDPDKTMVLPPEETTEDAAGRAVPEPVIAQLDAHLALMGAAFSYGEMARADIELMMQTAYLVLRDTGRRPIEVASLSLKCLETRGDENTLVWDNVKKRRYGRKLPITRETATVIRNWQARRRQTEVPSRSRKQLFPSITDRSGFAHMDTSSLANALREWVAAIPVLLSDELDVQGRRMPFDRTLIFPYAFRHAYAQRHADAGVPVDVLRELMDHRSIVTTMSYYQVSLKRKREAITTLRKHTVDRSGRPAPFTSPTDYEAQSVAVPFGNCREPSNVKAGGKACAIRFQCAGCGFYRPDPSYLPAIEEHVNDLRADRETARAMDADDFVVRNLGDQITAFTNVADTMRERLSSLPRDEREEIKEASAVLRKVRATRDHKLLPLTVIRKETPDAS